In a single window of the Acetivibrio clariflavus DSM 19732 genome:
- a CDS encoding FG-GAP repeat domain-containing protein, whose product MKKIWTYLIFLLLISAGCSNSSSVNNDINLEEVSPAISQNAENTPVPEPTPIPTLQIVNAIDLEFEPHGIKPLTRGKPDEKWQKVYSVYYGELPNQKEANISFYWDKPTDDQEKDPKDPSNIIKKVHVYLEAGESSYNLCSLEYLNFDDMKDIEVVDLTNDGIKDFIIRGFGGATCELAWVIGYKDGQWYQLLDYTNLTVHDLDGDGKQELVSSSFGSLPPFVQILRWNGKCFEIADVTEFTKMDYATLNYEYDNWIITSGKISESYDYYYIYKDGKLHQIALDEKEDK is encoded by the coding sequence ATGAAAAAAATTTGGACATATTTGATTTTTCTACTACTTATATCGGCAGGTTGTTCAAATTCATCAAGTGTAAATAACGATATAAATCTTGAAGAAGTAAGTCCTGCAATTTCACAAAATGCAGAAAATACTCCGGTCCCTGAACCAACACCCATTCCAACCCTTCAAATAGTAAACGCAATTGATTTGGAATTTGAACCTCATGGGATAAAACCTCTCACCAGGGGAAAACCGGACGAAAAATGGCAAAAAGTATACAGCGTATATTACGGTGAATTACCGAACCAGAAAGAGGCAAATATAAGTTTCTATTGGGATAAACCAACAGATGATCAGGAAAAAGATCCAAAAGATCCTTCAAACATCATAAAAAAAGTCCATGTTTATCTTGAAGCCGGAGAATCCAGTTATAATTTATGTTCGCTGGAATATTTGAATTTTGATGATATGAAAGATATTGAAGTTGTCGATTTGACAAATGACGGAATTAAGGACTTTATAATAAGAGGTTTTGGCGGTGCTACCTGTGAACTTGCATGGGTTATAGGATACAAAGACGGACAATGGTACCAACTTTTAGATTATACTAATTTAACCGTTCACGACTTGGATGGAGACGGCAAGCAGGAACTTGTATCATCATCTTTCGGTTCTCTTCCTCCTTTTGTACAAATACTGCGCTGGAATGGAAAATGCTTTGAAATAGCTGATGTTACTGAATTTACAAAAATGGATTATGCAACTCTAAATTATGAGTACGACAACTGGATCATTACATCAGGCAAGATTTCGGAATCATATGATTATTATTACATATACAAAGACGGAAAACTCCATCAGATCGCATTGGACGAAAAGGAAGATAAGTAG
- a CDS encoding glycoside hydrolase family 9 protein — translation MLKATIRKKVQAVVLVFSILSTLLVAPVRIAKAAEVEINYAKALQLALHFYDAEKCGRGITGGRLEWRGDCHLEDEKVPLIPMETKESPGTNMSQEYIDKYRDVLDPDGDGTLDLSGGFHDAGDHVKFGLPQAYTASTLGWGFYEFRQAFIDKGLEDHMLDILKWFTDYFLRSTFLDKDGNLVAFCYQVGNGDVDHTYWGPPELQNQVRPAFFTTPENPAADQCGDAAAALAISYLNWKDSDPEYAEKCLTAAKALYDFGKKYRGTGYSGGYYGSAYDDDELAWGAVWLNIATGDESYIDDIVRMENGKYTGYLGKIIVNEQNHWQNIWVHCWDVVWGGVFAKLAPITNTERDWYIFRWNLEYWSGIPHEDPKDNAFLAASPSGYRVINTWGSARYNTTAQLCAFVYRKYTGRTDFTDWAKSQMDYLMGNNPLNRCYIVGYSENSVKHPHHRAAHGSKTNSMLDPEEHRHTLWGALAGGPDLEDNHIDETTDYVYNEVAIDYNAGFTGALAGFCTYYGQDHQILPNFPPKEDPIDEYYAEAKLEQENKERTQITIRLYNYSVHPPHFEEAMKVRYFFNISEMLDAGQTIDDVDLQIMYDENASSYGGPIKYKGPYKWDDTGVCYVEFDWSGYKVYGTRELQFALVGAQDENYKFHWDPTNDFSRQGITNKFEKTPYIAVFLGDELVYGQQPPKGVPTPTPSGNPADLKPSIKVLYKTTDASDAAGDIKVTLKIENTGKKPVDLSTLKIRYWYTKDSDDAQECIFDYVKIGKEMVEAKFVDVSPAVENADNYLEIGFKSGAGVIAPGSDSGDIQFRVTKNGAKYTVSNDYSYDKSTSFTENSKITAYINSELIYGEEPDGVGPVVTPTPTPNDYIFGDVNGDKEVNSIDFAIMKQFLLGMIKEFPYEHGAKAGDLNGDGNINSIDYALLKQYILGIIKEFPIEQ, via the coding sequence ATGCTAAAAGCAACTATAAGGAAAAAAGTGCAGGCAGTAGTATTGGTATTTAGCATTCTAAGCACTTTATTAGTAGCACCGGTACGTATTGCCAAAGCAGCTGAAGTTGAGATTAACTATGCCAAAGCGCTGCAACTGGCTTTGCACTTTTATGATGCAGAAAAATGCGGTAGGGGTATAACCGGGGGAAGACTTGAATGGAGAGGTGACTGCCATTTAGAAGATGAGAAAGTCCCATTAATACCCATGGAGACTAAAGAGAGTCCGGGTACCAATATGTCACAGGAATATATTGACAAGTATAGAGATGTATTGGACCCCGATGGAGACGGTACCTTGGATCTAAGCGGCGGATTTCACGACGCAGGAGACCATGTTAAATTCGGACTTCCACAAGCTTACACAGCCTCAACATTGGGATGGGGATTTTATGAGTTCAGACAGGCTTTTATAGACAAGGGCCTGGAAGACCACATGCTGGATATTCTAAAGTGGTTTACCGATTACTTCTTGAGAAGTACATTTTTAGATAAGGATGGCAATTTGGTTGCATTTTGTTATCAGGTTGGAAATGGTGATGTAGACCATACTTACTGGGGTCCGCCTGAACTTCAGAATCAGGTAAGACCGGCCTTTTTTACTACACCGGAAAATCCAGCTGCTGACCAATGTGGAGATGCTGCAGCAGCGTTAGCAATCAGTTATTTGAACTGGAAGGATTCAGATCCGGAATATGCTGAGAAATGTCTTACTGCAGCAAAAGCCCTTTATGATTTTGGAAAGAAATACAGAGGAACCGGTTATTCGGGCGGTTACTACGGTTCAGCCTATGACGACGATGAGTTGGCTTGGGGTGCTGTGTGGTTAAATATTGCCACAGGAGATGAAAGTTATATAGATGATATAGTTCGCATGGAAAATGGAAAGTATACCGGTTATCTAGGCAAAATTATAGTAAACGAACAGAACCACTGGCAGAATATTTGGGTACACTGCTGGGATGTTGTCTGGGGTGGTGTTTTTGCGAAACTTGCTCCGATAACCAATACCGAAAGAGACTGGTATATTTTCAGATGGAATCTTGAATACTGGTCGGGAATTCCTCATGAAGATCCGAAGGATAATGCTTTCCTTGCGGCATCGCCTTCCGGATATAGAGTTATAAATACATGGGGTTCTGCAAGGTATAATACTACAGCACAGCTCTGTGCCTTCGTATACAGAAAGTATACCGGACGTACAGACTTTACCGATTGGGCAAAAAGCCAAATGGACTATTTAATGGGCAATAATCCACTTAACAGATGCTATATAGTAGGATATTCCGAAAATTCGGTTAAACATCCGCACCATCGTGCTGCACACGGTTCAAAAACCAACAGTATGTTGGATCCCGAAGAACATCGTCATACATTGTGGGGAGCTTTAGCAGGAGGACCGGACTTAGAAGATAATCATATAGATGAAACTACAGACTACGTATATAATGAAGTGGCGATAGACTATAATGCAGGATTTACCGGTGCACTGGCAGGTTTCTGCACTTATTACGGCCAGGACCATCAAATTCTGCCTAATTTCCCTCCGAAGGAAGATCCGATTGACGAATATTACGCTGAAGCGAAGCTTGAACAGGAAAACAAGGAAAGAACCCAGATAACAATCAGGCTTTACAATTATTCTGTTCATCCGCCTCATTTTGAAGAAGCAATGAAAGTTAGATATTTCTTTAATATATCCGAAATGCTTGATGCCGGACAGACCATTGATGATGTTGACTTGCAGATCATGTACGATGAGAATGCTTCCAGCTATGGCGGACCTATTAAGTATAAAGGACCATATAAGTGGGATGATACCGGAGTATGCTACGTTGAATTTGACTGGTCAGGCTATAAAGTGTATGGTACACGTGAGCTTCAGTTTGCCCTTGTTGGTGCCCAGGATGAAAATTACAAGTTCCACTGGGATCCTACCAATGACTTTAGCAGACAGGGAATAACCAATAAATTTGAAAAGACACCTTATATAGCGGTATTTCTTGGGGATGAACTGGTATACGGCCAGCAGCCGCCTAAGGGAGTTCCAACACCTACACCTTCAGGCAATCCGGCTGATTTGAAGCCGTCAATTAAAGTTTTGTACAAAACTACCGATGCTTCTGATGCAGCTGGTGATATAAAAGTAACATTGAAAATCGAAAATACCGGAAAGAAGCCTGTCGATCTTTCAACATTGAAAATACGTTACTGGTATACAAAGGATTCCGATGACGCGCAAGAATGCATCTTTGATTACGTCAAAATCGGTAAAGAAATGGTAGAAGCAAAATTTGTCGATGTATCTCCGGCAGTGGAGAATGCAGACAATTATTTGGAAATAGGATTTAAGAGCGGAGCAGGTGTAATTGCACCGGGTTCAGACAGTGGAGATATTCAGTTTAGAGTTACCAAAAACGGTGCGAAATACACTGTATCAAACGATTATTCCTATGATAAATCTACTTCGTTTACTGAAAACTCCAAGATAACTGCATATATAAATTCAGAACTGATTTATGGAGAAGAGCCTGACGGAGTAGGACCAGTAGTTACTCCGACACCAACGCCTAATGACTATATATTCGGAGATGTTAATGGTGATAAGGAAGTAAACTCCATTGACTTTGCAATTATGAAACAGTTCTTGCTGGGAATGATAAAAGAATTCCCTTATGAACATGGTGCAAAAGCTGGAGATTTAAACGGGGATGGTAATATCAACTCAATCGATTATGCTTTATTGAAGCAGTACATTTTGGGAATTATTAAAGAATTCCCTATAGAACAATAA
- a CDS encoding methylenetetrahydrofolate reductase, with the protein MLKDKILNKRPGIITYGLTPPKAGNPPEKIKEIAEKQIERIKNLEIDGLVIYDIQDEKDRTDAERPFPFIETIDPLTYSNEYLMDLHIPKIIYRCVGKYTHNQFCDLLKGYKGQDTFSVFVGAASRKQKVSLHLSEAYEICSAVNPDIILGGVAIPERHMKNWEEHMRIINKFQSGCKYFISQAVYNVEAAKDFLSDYYYYCKNNNMEMVPIIFTLTPCGSIKTLEFMKWLGISIPRWLENDLLNSEDILNKSVSLSKEIFTELLEFSLEKGIPIGCNIESVSIRKVEIEASISLAKDIKSIISSRGVI; encoded by the coding sequence ATGCTGAAAGATAAAATTTTAAACAAGAGACCAGGGATTATTACTTATGGCTTGACTCCGCCAAAGGCAGGCAATCCTCCGGAAAAAATCAAAGAAATTGCCGAGAAACAGATTGAAAGAATAAAAAATCTTGAGATAGACGGTTTGGTAATATACGATATTCAGGATGAAAAAGACAGAACAGACGCTGAAAGACCTTTTCCCTTTATAGAAACCATTGACCCGCTTACATACAGCAATGAATATCTGATGGACTTACATATACCAAAAATAATTTACCGCTGTGTCGGTAAATACACCCATAACCAATTTTGCGATCTTTTAAAAGGATATAAAGGACAGGACACGTTTTCTGTATTTGTAGGAGCTGCCTCAAGGAAGCAAAAGGTTTCCCTTCACCTGTCCGAAGCATACGAAATCTGTTCAGCAGTTAATCCGGACATTATTTTAGGCGGAGTTGCCATACCGGAAAGGCATATGAAAAATTGGGAAGAACATATGAGAATAATTAACAAATTCCAAAGCGGGTGCAAATACTTTATATCACAGGCTGTATATAATGTTGAAGCCGCCAAGGATTTTTTATCCGATTACTATTATTACTGTAAAAACAACAATATGGAAATGGTACCCATCATTTTTACTCTTACACCCTGCGGTTCCATAAAAACCCTTGAATTCATGAAGTGGTTGGGAATCAGCATACCAAGGTGGCTTGAAAATGATTTATTGAATTCAGAGGATATACTAAACAAATCAGTATCACTATCAAAAGAAATTTTTACTGAATTATTGGAGTTTTCCTTGGAAAAGGGAATTCCAATAGGATGTAATATTGAAAGCGTTTCAATAAGAAAAGTGGAAATAGAAGCCTCAATTAGTCTGGCTAAAGACATTAAATCCATTATTTCTTCCAGAGGGGTTATATGA
- a CDS encoding DUF6348 family protein, which translates to MGLFDKLFGSKKGKQEIKPEENIESRIEKNTEIEENIDEKKTDEVKNEDVKITDEKEWLLNILKNRVSELKLEVNCDGEKLIIPEIDASIKAALKDKTQQGTDVLVRINFLIENKEFGEEGIFESFAGIGKNNDLEEAVNSCIDIFIKSVLNVVIDALKDNHNPVLDLETNKKGIARTWHTYVGALQSQGSESLAESGNNHYYNLLKEQIVKRLNNKRFYWIKVLVTRQINGEVMYQCLLNNKPYLEAERVLDEYMKQLPAGNGNMIEMQYIIIRQSDKSYNENRQKDIEHENFMKECAEYAISVFANYGPEDSVEGLVNKIAEYTKDVNVAWEFFWFIPAIYCRTALYGVNYTDTVIMVLPDDRRIFGKLYDYETYVIAVDVVLKKLQENQSQKEIEKILLLSDEYKALQKMVKEGSNLQDLKPVPMFLMAPANYTVSD; encoded by the coding sequence ATGGGGCTTTTTGACAAATTGTTCGGTTCAAAAAAAGGCAAGCAGGAAATTAAGCCGGAAGAAAACATTGAGAGTAGAATTGAAAAAAATACTGAAATTGAAGAGAATATTGATGAAAAAAAGACTGATGAAGTCAAAAATGAAGATGTAAAGATAACCGATGAAAAAGAATGGCTATTGAATATTTTGAAAAACAGGGTTTCAGAATTGAAGCTGGAAGTAAACTGTGATGGGGAAAAACTTATAATTCCCGAAATTGATGCCTCAATAAAAGCGGCTTTAAAAGACAAGACCCAGCAAGGCACTGATGTTTTGGTAAGAATAAATTTCCTTATTGAAAATAAGGAATTTGGGGAAGAAGGTATATTTGAATCCTTCGCTGGTATTGGCAAAAATAATGATTTAGAGGAAGCTGTAAATAGCTGCATCGATATTTTTATTAAAAGTGTTTTAAATGTTGTTATAGATGCATTGAAAGATAATCATAATCCTGTCCTGGACCTAGAAACCAACAAAAAAGGCATTGCACGAACCTGGCATACCTATGTGGGGGCATTGCAGTCACAGGGTTCTGAAAGTTTGGCTGAATCGGGAAATAACCATTATTATAATCTGTTAAAGGAGCAGATTGTAAAAAGATTGAATAACAAGAGATTTTATTGGATTAAGGTATTAGTTACAAGACAGATTAATGGAGAAGTAATGTATCAATGTCTTTTAAACAACAAACCGTATCTTGAGGCAGAAAGAGTTTTGGACGAATATATGAAACAGCTGCCTGCCGGCAATGGCAATATGATTGAAATGCAGTACATAATAATCCGGCAATCGGACAAATCCTATAACGAGAACAGGCAGAAGGATATTGAGCACGAAAACTTTATGAAAGAGTGTGCTGAATATGCAATAAGTGTTTTTGCAAACTATGGTCCGGAGGACAGTGTCGAAGGACTGGTAAACAAAATTGCAGAGTATACCAAAGATGTTAATGTTGCTTGGGAGTTTTTCTGGTTTATACCTGCAATTTATTGCCGCACAGCATTGTATGGCGTGAATTATACCGATACGGTAATAATGGTTTTGCCCGATGATAGAAGGATTTTTGGCAAATTGTACGATTATGAAACCTATGTTATTGCAGTTGACGTTGTATTGAAAAAGTTGCAGGAAAATCAATCACAAAAGGAGATAGAGAAGATTTTGCTTTTGTCGGATGAATATAAAGCATTGCAAAAAATGGTAAAAGAGGGAAGTAACCTTCAGGACCTTAAACCTGTTCCTATGTTTTTGATGGCACCTGCAAATTATACTGTTTCCGATTAA
- the uxaC gene encoding glucuronate isomerase, translating into MKPFLDENFLLNSQTAVHLYHNYAAKLPIIDYHCHLDAKDIALDRKFENITQIWLGGDHYKWRLMRSCGVEEKYITGDATDKEKFLMWAQSLSKAIGNPLYHWSHLELKRYFDYNGVLNRNTAEEVWNLCNEKLSRMSARDIIIKSNVTHICTTDDPADSLEWHRKISEDSSFPVKVYPTWRPDKAMNIEKEDYLDYIEKLSDVSGISIDSFDTLLKALKERMKFFHSMHCRISDHGLDYVMYAPASENTINGIFAKRLKGETLMEEEVLKFKTAFLIASGRMYHELGWAMQLHYGCKRNNNTGKFLTLGPDTGYDCINNYAPSSQLAEFLNSLSVTDQLPKTIIYSLNPTDNAAIDTIIGCFQDSSAVSKIQHGSAWWFNDHKTGIKEHLTSLANLGYLAGFVGMLTDSRSFLSYPRHEYFRRILCDLIGTWVENGEYPQDYDALGEIVADISYFNAKNYFEFE; encoded by the coding sequence ATGAAACCGTTTTTAGATGAAAATTTTCTATTGAATTCCCAGACAGCAGTACACCTTTACCATAACTATGCTGCTAAACTTCCAATAATAGATTATCACTGCCATCTTGATGCTAAAGATATAGCTTTAGACAGAAAGTTTGAGAATATAACCCAAATCTGGCTTGGGGGAGATCATTACAAATGGCGTTTGATGCGCTCATGCGGAGTGGAGGAAAAATACATAACCGGTGATGCAACCGACAAGGAAAAATTCTTAATGTGGGCACAGAGTTTATCAAAGGCTATAGGAAATCCGCTGTATCACTGGAGTCATTTGGAACTAAAACGCTATTTTGATTATAATGGTGTTTTAAACAGGAACACAGCAGAGGAAGTATGGAACTTGTGCAATGAAAAGCTTTCCCGAATGAGCGCAAGAGATATAATTATAAAGTCTAATGTAACTCATATATGCACTACGGATGACCCTGCGGATTCTTTGGAATGGCACAGAAAAATATCTGAAGATTCTTCTTTCCCGGTAAAGGTATATCCCACCTGGAGACCGGACAAAGCCATGAATATTGAAAAAGAGGATTACCTTGATTATATTGAAAAATTAAGCGATGTGTCGGGAATTTCAATTGACAGTTTTGATACGCTGTTGAAAGCCTTAAAAGAGCGTATGAAATTTTTCCATTCCATGCATTGCAGAATATCTGACCATGGCCTTGATTATGTGATGTATGCACCTGCTTCGGAAAATACCATAAACGGGATATTTGCCAAAAGGTTAAAAGGTGAAACCCTTATGGAGGAGGAAGTTCTGAAATTCAAGACTGCCTTTTTAATAGCTTCAGGAAGGATGTATCATGAATTGGGATGGGCAATGCAGCTTCATTACGGCTGTAAACGCAATAATAATACCGGAAAATTCCTAACTTTAGGTCCCGACACCGGTTACGACTGTATAAACAACTATGCTCCAAGCAGCCAGCTGGCGGAATTTCTGAACTCACTCAGTGTTACTGACCAGCTGCCAAAAACTATTATTTACAGTTTGAATCCTACGGACAATGCAGCAATAGATACAATAATAGGCTGTTTCCAGGATTCAAGTGCTGTTAGCAAAATACAGCATGGAAGCGCATGGTGGTTTAACGACCATAAAACAGGTATAAAAGAACATCTGACTTCCCTTGCAAACCTTGGCTACCTTGCAGGTTTTGTCGGTATGTTGACCGATTCCAGGAGTTTTCTGTCTTATCCGAGGCACGAATATTTTCGTCGCATATTGTGCGATTTGATTGGAACCTGGGTGGAAAACGGCGAATATCCGCAGGACTATGATGCCTTAGGTGAGATTGTAGCTGATATATCCTATTTCAATGCCAAAAACTATTTCGAATTTGAATAG
- a CDS encoding S-layer homology domain-containing protein has protein sequence MKKRFASVLLAVAMTISLLPAKVSAAFSDVQGHWAQAEIEKWSEKGIIHGYDGLFRPNESVTRAEMAVMLDRIMNYQEKADNVFNDLGQSWYTDAILRANAAGIMVGSNGNVRPEDNITREEAAVVVSKALRIETDKTDLKTGFKDNDLISAWAKEYVLALNKKGYVKGDLNGYFNPKANITRAEVVAILNNSIKALYTYAGEYSNEVIEGTVIINAPFVVLKNMEIKGDLIIAEGVGDGDVTLDNIKISGNTIVKGGGENSVYFNSVTVGGALVVNKVGGDIRIVASGTTRVSVATLESGAILITRDLVGGGIEKVVIPESIAKGQNIVLQGNFNSVENNASDITIEAKGKIENLILNEKTIISGEVEIKTVTTAEGADSVIKGETISGGQSNIEFTTPVDEKDNNGNGAGNNGGSGGGGSNSGNSGNNGGNGGGSGSGGNSGSDDGNDEEKICKVTFDTNGGSVVSAVYLNKGERLTLPEEPIKEGVDFIGWYIDAELTEKFDSSKPVTSDITLYAKWSGWQEPVAVDSRFAEGYPKASTNKGNTGIDIGIKLKGASFENPMEVFMVVNYINSNWDTIDSTAVIHGHSGSGDNLIIVDDAPYIKITDEEEHVVSSNLYIGGTRSVKIYFVIRDTSKTSATPTMIEFTGEITAELDQWPPYLLNAYINNARDKVILHFSEELDTVSVPQPEDFTLSRASVADSVYSVQSVNIYNTGNHNGISRVELTLSEPVGDVDDLLVSYNGKKLRDVAAAPNIVNPIVDRSVSAAGLSVKSVDVSHNGQYIWIDIDKSVYMERNKYINVILKYGADASSASTLQEGKDYIESTSYATDGSGMEVTLKLLKEPKLIEGYKYFITFDPNGLKDYAGDDIPVLSAIGVPNETSESEIIPKVVYQTSSKRLLITFPKDSNIKNSGFSACFLILTVGGKKYNLRGYAFYDSYDNSINLRQENIPLDMDSVDWQNAKISYTLDTHPEVGVWHRLTFMTGMPYQGFNDVSITVE, from the coding sequence GTGAAGAAAAGGTTTGCAAGCGTTTTACTGGCAGTAGCTATGACAATATCATTGCTTCCTGCTAAGGTATCTGCTGCGTTTTCAGATGTACAGGGGCATTGGGCGCAAGCAGAAATTGAAAAGTGGAGTGAAAAGGGTATAATTCATGGTTATGATGGGTTATTTCGTCCGAATGAGTCGGTAACCCGTGCTGAAATGGCAGTAATGCTTGACCGGATAATGAATTATCAGGAAAAAGCAGACAACGTATTTAATGATCTGGGACAAAGCTGGTATACCGATGCCATTTTAAGAGCTAATGCTGCAGGCATAATGGTAGGAAGCAATGGTAATGTACGCCCTGAAGACAACATTACCAGAGAAGAAGCTGCTGTGGTGGTAAGTAAGGCTTTGAGGATAGAAACAGACAAAACCGATCTAAAAACAGGTTTTAAAGATAATGACCTGATTTCTGCATGGGCGAAAGAATATGTATTGGCCTTGAATAAAAAAGGTTATGTAAAAGGGGACCTCAACGGATATTTCAATCCCAAGGCCAATATCACCAGAGCTGAAGTGGTAGCAATCCTGAACAACTCAATAAAAGCCTTATATACATATGCAGGTGAGTATTCCAATGAGGTTATTGAAGGTACAGTTATAATCAATGCGCCTTTCGTAGTCCTAAAAAATATGGAGATTAAGGGTGATCTGATTATTGCCGAGGGTGTCGGCGATGGTGATGTAACGCTGGATAATATAAAGATAAGCGGCAACACTATTGTCAAAGGTGGCGGTGAGAATTCCGTATATTTTAACAGTGTAACCGTCGGAGGCGCTCTTGTAGTTAATAAAGTAGGCGGAGATATCAGGATCGTTGCCAGCGGAACCACCAGAGTATCCGTAGCAACTCTTGAAAGCGGTGCAATACTCATAACAAGGGATCTTGTTGGAGGTGGTATTGAAAAAGTAGTAATACCTGAAAGTATTGCAAAGGGACAAAATATAGTATTACAGGGTAATTTCAACAGTGTTGAAAACAATGCTTCCGATATAACAATAGAGGCAAAGGGTAAAATTGAAAACCTTATCCTTAACGAAAAGACTATCATCTCCGGAGAGGTAGAAATAAAAACTGTAACAACAGCCGAAGGGGCTGATTCTGTCATCAAGGGAGAGACAATAAGTGGGGGACAGAGCAATATAGAGTTTACAACGCCGGTTGATGAAAAAGACAATAACGGCAATGGTGCTGGCAATAACGGCGGCAGCGGTGGTGGCGGTTCTAACAGTGGAAATTCCGGCAACAATGGCGGTAATGGTGGCGGTTCCGGCAGCGGAGGAAATAGCGGTTCCGATGATGGTAATGATGAAGAAAAAATTTGTAAAGTAACATTCGACACCAATGGTGGATCGGTAGTATCGGCAGTTTATCTAAACAAAGGAGAAAGATTAACCCTTCCGGAAGAACCGATTAAAGAAGGTGTGGACTTTATTGGCTGGTATATAGATGCGGAACTGACAGAGAAATTTGACTCATCTAAGCCAGTTACATCAGATATTACTCTTTATGCCAAGTGGAGCGGTTGGCAGGAGCCAGTGGCAGTTGACTCACGTTTTGCGGAAGGGTATCCAAAAGCAAGTACAAATAAGGGAAATACAGGTATTGATATTGGGATAAAGCTCAAAGGAGCCAGCTTTGAAAACCCTATGGAAGTTTTCATGGTAGTAAACTATATAAATTCCAATTGGGATACCATAGATTCTACTGCTGTCATCCATGGACATTCCGGTAGCGGAGATAACTTGATAATTGTGGATGATGCACCCTATATTAAGATAACGGATGAAGAGGAGCATGTGGTTTCCAGCAATTTATACATTGGCGGAACCAGAAGTGTTAAAATATATTTTGTAATCAGGGATACATCAAAAACTTCTGCAACTCCAACTATGATAGAATTTACAGGAGAAATTACAGCAGAATTGGATCAGTGGCCTCCATATCTTTTAAATGCTTACATAAATAATGCAAGGGATAAGGTGATTTTACACTTTTCCGAAGAACTGGATACTGTATCAGTACCGCAACCTGAAGATTTTACCTTGAGCCGTGCTTCGGTTGCAGATAGTGTTTACAGTGTGCAAAGTGTAAACATATATAATACTGGCAATCACAACGGAATTAGCAGAGTAGAACTTACTTTATCTGAGCCTGTCGGTGATGTTGACGATTTGCTGGTTTCCTATAACGGTAAGAAACTGAGAGACGTTGCTGCAGCGCCGAATATTGTAAATCCGATAGTTGACAGGAGTGTTTCTGCTGCGGGCTTATCGGTTAAGAGTGTGGATGTTTCCCATAACGGACAATATATATGGATAGACATTGATAAATCGGTATACATGGAGAGGAACAAGTACATTAATGTTATACTGAAATATGGTGCTGATGCATCTTCGGCATCTACTTTGCAAGAAGGAAAGGATTATATCGAAAGCACCAGCTATGCCACTGATGGCAGTGGAATGGAAGTCACTTTAAAGCTTTTAAAGGAACCCAAGCTTATAGAGGGATACAAATACTTCATAACTTTTGATCCCAATGGTTTGAAAGACTATGCCGGAGATGACATTCCGGTTCTTAGTGCCATAGGTGTGCCTAATGAAACATCTGAAAGCGAAATTATTCCGAAAGTAGTTTACCAAACATCCTCGAAAAGACTATTGATTACTTTCCCGAAAGACAGCAACATAAAGAATTCAGGTTTTTCAGCGTGTTTCTTAATCTTGACAGTTGGTGGGAAGAAATACAACTTGAGGGGATATGCCTTTTATGACTCCTATGATAATTCTATCAATCTGAGACAGGAAAACATACCGCTGGATATGGATTCTGTGGACTGGCAGAACGCGAAAATAAGCTATACACTGGATACTCACCCGGAAGTAGGTGTATGGCATCGTCTCACATTTATGACTGGCATGCCCTATCAGGGTTTTAATGATGTATCAATAACGGTGGAATAG